The Panicum virgatum strain AP13 chromosome 5K, P.virgatum_v5, whole genome shotgun sequence genome has a window encoding:
- the LOC120708464 gene encoding uncharacterized protein LOC120708464 isoform X1, with protein MRLGPGLSPVIPRIRALGNLREPAPRPAYPLHGRRLRLPTPATPAQRAPTLALAHTVVVFHRGRDALLRVSPTQRQPPLPLLLRPVSRLGRGHPPRRRSAPRAGGGPWPWTPLRPRLLAPGGRGQGSAPPPAGPQPLATARGGVARRHRPGDKGERGGEVPRPGASPSRQRPRDPQSSRPVRWRRRSAPLAPPLLRRATFRGSAYRLLPVKQAGDIARLPSQAAARGWLAWLGAAVGGPTSTDSDQEADDCRYNRCEQAPPHLPSRVTPKRRAGTTESFYACLNLTIDFYLQAGHSGSLQAAISMQRRLLVLSNIAHQIIEDLACVHANFLLLLYYFSICWGDKPAQSTFGGRHGSFGRGFGSHRSKRRSLLDASPYYNKNSRITRIPDVRLCSISNLRKRCDSRAVERVHVARNPLTVRST; from the exons ATGCGGCTCGGGCCGGGTCTGTCGCCCGTTATTCCACGCATCCGGGCACTCGGGAACCTTCGCGAACCCGCTCCCAGGCCGGCCTATCCcctccacggccgccgcctgcgcctccCCACACCTGCCACGCCGGCGCAGCGGGCCCCAACGCTGGCCCTCGCCCACACTGTCGTCGTCTTCCACCGCGGCCGCGACgctttgcttcgagtttcgccGACGCAACGACAACCTCCCCTACCTCTCCTACTGCGTCCTGTTTCTCGCCTGGGTCGCGGCCATCCTCCCCGTCGTCGGTCGGCTCCTCGCGCTGGCGGCGGCCCGTGGCCGTGGACCCCCTTGCGGCCGCGCCTCCTCGCACCGGGTGGCCGAGGCCAGGGCAGCGCGCCACCTCCGGCCGGCCCCCAGCCACTGGCCACCGCGAGGGGAGGGGtcgcgcgccgccaccggccaggAGATAAAGGTGAGAGAGGGGGGGAGGTGCCTCGGCCAGGGGCCAGCCCCTCgcggcagcggccgagggaCCCGCAGAGCTCGCGCCCCGTTCGCTGGCGTCGCCGCTCCGCGCCGCTTGCCCCTCCCCTGCTGCGGCGGGCGACGTTCCGTGGCAGCGCCTACCGCCTCCTCCCCGTGAAGCAAGCAGGCGACATAGCACGGCTTCCCAGCCAGGCGGCAGCGCGGGGATGGCTGGCTTGGCTTGGCGCGGCGGTCGGGGGCCCAACCTCCACGGATTcag ATCAAGAGGCCGATGATTGCAGATACAACCGATGCGAGCAGGCTCCTCCACACCTACCATCTAGAGTCACGCCTAAGAGAAGAGCGGGAACAACGGAATCGTTTTATGCTTGTCTGAATCTCACG atCGATTTCTACCTCCAGGCTGGGCATAGTGGATCTCTTCAGGCTGCTATCTCCATGCAG AGACGCCTCCTCGTCCTCAGTAACATTGCTCACCAAATTATTGAGGATTTGGCTTGTGTTCATGCGAATTTCCTGTTGCTTCTATATTATTTTAGCATCTGCTGGGGCGACAAGCCAGCACAGAGCACATTTGGTGGCCGCCATGGCTCCTTTGGACGTGGCTTTGGAAGCCACCGGAGCAAAAGAAGAAGCCTTCTTGATGCCAGCCCCTACTACAACAAGAATTCCAGAATAACAAGAATTCCAGATGTCCGATTGTGCAGCATCTCTAACTTACGAAAACGCTGCGATTCCCGGGCCGTGGAGCGGGTCCACGTCGCCCGTAACCCGTTAACCGTCCGATCCACCTAA
- the LOC120708464 gene encoding translation initiation factor IF-2-like isoform X4, translated as MRLGPGLSPVIPRIRALGNLREPAPRPAYPLHGRRLRLPTPATPAQRAPTLALAHTVVVFHRGRDALLRVSPTQRQPPLPLLLRPVSRLGRGHPPRRRSAPRAGGGPWPWTPLRPRLLAPGGRGQGSAPPPAGPQPLATARGGVARRHRPGDKGERGGEVPRPGASPSRQRPRDPQSSRPVRWRRRSAPLAPPLLRRATFRGSAYRLLPVKQAGDIARLPSQAAARGWLAWLGAAVGGPTSTDSDQEADDCRYNRCEQAPPHLPSRVTPKRRAGTTESFYACLNLTIDFYLQAGHSGSLQAAISMQSVAASANIPAKLLISW; from the exons ATGCGGCTCGGGCCGGGTCTGTCGCCCGTTATTCCACGCATCCGGGCACTCGGGAACCTTCGCGAACCCGCTCCCAGGCCGGCCTATCCcctccacggccgccgcctgcgcctccCCACACCTGCCACGCCGGCGCAGCGGGCCCCAACGCTGGCCCTCGCCCACACTGTCGTCGTCTTCCACCGCGGCCGCGACgctttgcttcgagtttcgccGACGCAACGACAACCTCCCCTACCTCTCCTACTGCGTCCTGTTTCTCGCCTGGGTCGCGGCCATCCTCCCCGTCGTCGGTCGGCTCCTCGCGCTGGCGGCGGCCCGTGGCCGTGGACCCCCTTGCGGCCGCGCCTCCTCGCACCGGGTGGCCGAGGCCAGGGCAGCGCGCCACCTCCGGCCGGCCCCCAGCCACTGGCCACCGCGAGGGGAGGGGtcgcgcgccgccaccggccaggAGATAAAGGTGAGAGAGGGGGGGAGGTGCCTCGGCCAGGGGCCAGCCCCTCgcggcagcggccgagggaCCCGCAGAGCTCGCGCCCCGTTCGCTGGCGTCGCCGCTCCGCGCCGCTTGCCCCTCCCCTGCTGCGGCGGGCGACGTTCCGTGGCAGCGCCTACCGCCTCCTCCCCGTGAAGCAAGCAGGCGACATAGCACGGCTTCCCAGCCAGGCGGCAGCGCGGGGATGGCTGGCTTGGCTTGGCGCGGCGGTCGGGGGCCCAACCTCCACGGATTcag ATCAAGAGGCCGATGATTGCAGATACAACCGATGCGAGCAGGCTCCTCCACACCTACCATCTAGAGTCACGCCTAAGAGAAGAGCGGGAACAACGGAATCGTTTTATGCTTGTCTGAATCTCACG atCGATTTCTACCTCCAGGCTGGGCATAGTGGATCTCTTCAGGCTGCTATCTCCATGCAG
- the LOC120708464 gene encoding translation initiation factor IF-2-like isoform X6, whose translation MRLGPGLSPVIPRIRALGNLREPAPRPAYPLHGRRLRLPTPATPAQRAPTLALAHTVVVFHRGRDALLRVSPTQRQPPLPLLLRPVSRLGRGHPPRRRSAPRAGGGPWPWTPLRPRLLAPGGRGQGSAPPPAGPQPLATARGGVARRHRPGDKGERGGEVPRPGASPSRQRPRDPQSSRPVRWRRRSAPLAPPLLRRATFRGSAYRLLPVKQAGDIARLPSQAAARGWLAWLGAAVGGPTSTDSDQEADDCRYNRCEQAPPHLPSRVTPKRRAGTTESFYACLNLTIDFYLQAGHSGSLQAAISMQSVAASANIPAKLLIS comes from the exons ATGCGGCTCGGGCCGGGTCTGTCGCCCGTTATTCCACGCATCCGGGCACTCGGGAACCTTCGCGAACCCGCTCCCAGGCCGGCCTATCCcctccacggccgccgcctgcgcctccCCACACCTGCCACGCCGGCGCAGCGGGCCCCAACGCTGGCCCTCGCCCACACTGTCGTCGTCTTCCACCGCGGCCGCGACgctttgcttcgagtttcgccGACGCAACGACAACCTCCCCTACCTCTCCTACTGCGTCCTGTTTCTCGCCTGGGTCGCGGCCATCCTCCCCGTCGTCGGTCGGCTCCTCGCGCTGGCGGCGGCCCGTGGCCGTGGACCCCCTTGCGGCCGCGCCTCCTCGCACCGGGTGGCCGAGGCCAGGGCAGCGCGCCACCTCCGGCCGGCCCCCAGCCACTGGCCACCGCGAGGGGAGGGGtcgcgcgccgccaccggccaggAGATAAAGGTGAGAGAGGGGGGGAGGTGCCTCGGCCAGGGGCCAGCCCCTCgcggcagcggccgagggaCCCGCAGAGCTCGCGCCCCGTTCGCTGGCGTCGCCGCTCCGCGCCGCTTGCCCCTCCCCTGCTGCGGCGGGCGACGTTCCGTGGCAGCGCCTACCGCCTCCTCCCCGTGAAGCAAGCAGGCGACATAGCACGGCTTCCCAGCCAGGCGGCAGCGCGGGGATGGCTGGCTTGGCTTGGCGCGGCGGTCGGGGGCCCAACCTCCACGGATTcag ATCAAGAGGCCGATGATTGCAGATACAACCGATGCGAGCAGGCTCCTCCACACCTACCATCTAGAGTCACGCCTAAGAGAAGAGCGGGAACAACGGAATCGTTTTATGCTTGTCTGAATCTCACG atCGATTTCTACCTCCAGGCTGGGCATAGTGGATCTCTTCAGGCTGCTATCTCCATGCAG
- the LOC120708464 gene encoding translation initiation factor IF-2-like isoform X9 produces the protein MRLGPGLSPVIPRIRALGNLREPAPRPAYPLHGRRLRLPTPATPAQRAPTLALAHTVVVFHRGRDALLRVSPTQRQPPLPLLLRPVSRLGRGHPPRRRSAPRAGGGPWPWTPLRPRLLAPGGRGQGSAPPPAGPQPLATARGGVARRHRPGDKGERGGEVPRPGASPSRQRPRDPQSSRPVRWRRRSAPLAPPLLRRATFRGSAYRLLPVKQAGDIARLPSQAAARGWLAWLGAAVGGPTSTDSDQEADDCRYNRCEQAPPHLPSRVTPKRRAGTTESFYACLNLTIDFYLQAGHSGSLQAAISMQPCGF, from the exons ATGCGGCTCGGGCCGGGTCTGTCGCCCGTTATTCCACGCATCCGGGCACTCGGGAACCTTCGCGAACCCGCTCCCAGGCCGGCCTATCCcctccacggccgccgcctgcgcctccCCACACCTGCCACGCCGGCGCAGCGGGCCCCAACGCTGGCCCTCGCCCACACTGTCGTCGTCTTCCACCGCGGCCGCGACgctttgcttcgagtttcgccGACGCAACGACAACCTCCCCTACCTCTCCTACTGCGTCCTGTTTCTCGCCTGGGTCGCGGCCATCCTCCCCGTCGTCGGTCGGCTCCTCGCGCTGGCGGCGGCCCGTGGCCGTGGACCCCCTTGCGGCCGCGCCTCCTCGCACCGGGTGGCCGAGGCCAGGGCAGCGCGCCACCTCCGGCCGGCCCCCAGCCACTGGCCACCGCGAGGGGAGGGGtcgcgcgccgccaccggccaggAGATAAAGGTGAGAGAGGGGGGGAGGTGCCTCGGCCAGGGGCCAGCCCCTCgcggcagcggccgagggaCCCGCAGAGCTCGCGCCCCGTTCGCTGGCGTCGCCGCTCCGCGCCGCTTGCCCCTCCCCTGCTGCGGCGGGCGACGTTCCGTGGCAGCGCCTACCGCCTCCTCCCCGTGAAGCAAGCAGGCGACATAGCACGGCTTCCCAGCCAGGCGGCAGCGCGGGGATGGCTGGCTTGGCTTGGCGCGGCGGTCGGGGGCCCAACCTCCACGGATTcag ATCAAGAGGCCGATGATTGCAGATACAACCGATGCGAGCAGGCTCCTCCACACCTACCATCTAGAGTCACGCCTAAGAGAAGAGCGGGAACAACGGAATCGTTTTATGCTTGTCTGAATCTCACG atCGATTTCTACCTCCAGGCTGGGCATAGTGGATCTCTTCAGGCTGCTATCTCCATGCAG
- the LOC120708464 gene encoding translation initiation factor IF-2-like isoform X3 has product MRLGPGLSPVIPRIRALGNLREPAPRPAYPLHGRRLRLPTPATPAQRAPTLALAHTVVVFHRGRDALLRVSPTQRQPPLPLLLRPVSRLGRGHPPRRRSAPRAGGGPWPWTPLRPRLLAPGGRGQGSAPPPAGPQPLATARGGVARRHRPGDKGERGGEVPRPGASPSRQRPRDPQSSRPVRWRRRSAPLAPPLLRRATFRGSAYRLLPVKQAGDIARLPSQAAARGWLAWLGAAVGGPTSTDSDQEADDCRYNRCEQAPPHLPSRVTPKRRAGTTESFYACLNLTIDFYLQAGHSGSLQAAISMQHLLGRQASTEHIWWPPWLLWTWLWKPPEQKKKPS; this is encoded by the exons ATGCGGCTCGGGCCGGGTCTGTCGCCCGTTATTCCACGCATCCGGGCACTCGGGAACCTTCGCGAACCCGCTCCCAGGCCGGCCTATCCcctccacggccgccgcctgcgcctccCCACACCTGCCACGCCGGCGCAGCGGGCCCCAACGCTGGCCCTCGCCCACACTGTCGTCGTCTTCCACCGCGGCCGCGACgctttgcttcgagtttcgccGACGCAACGACAACCTCCCCTACCTCTCCTACTGCGTCCTGTTTCTCGCCTGGGTCGCGGCCATCCTCCCCGTCGTCGGTCGGCTCCTCGCGCTGGCGGCGGCCCGTGGCCGTGGACCCCCTTGCGGCCGCGCCTCCTCGCACCGGGTGGCCGAGGCCAGGGCAGCGCGCCACCTCCGGCCGGCCCCCAGCCACTGGCCACCGCGAGGGGAGGGGtcgcgcgccgccaccggccaggAGATAAAGGTGAGAGAGGGGGGGAGGTGCCTCGGCCAGGGGCCAGCCCCTCgcggcagcggccgagggaCCCGCAGAGCTCGCGCCCCGTTCGCTGGCGTCGCCGCTCCGCGCCGCTTGCCCCTCCCCTGCTGCGGCGGGCGACGTTCCGTGGCAGCGCCTACCGCCTCCTCCCCGTGAAGCAAGCAGGCGACATAGCACGGCTTCCCAGCCAGGCGGCAGCGCGGGGATGGCTGGCTTGGCTTGGCGCGGCGGTCGGGGGCCCAACCTCCACGGATTcag ATCAAGAGGCCGATGATTGCAGATACAACCGATGCGAGCAGGCTCCTCCACACCTACCATCTAGAGTCACGCCTAAGAGAAGAGCGGGAACAACGGAATCGTTTTATGCTTGTCTGAATCTCACG atCGATTTCTACCTCCAGGCTGGGCATAGTGGATCTCTTCAGGCTGCTATCTCCATGCAG CATCTGCTGGGGCGACAAGCCAGCACAGAGCACATTTGGTGGCCGCCATGGCTCCTTTGGACGTGGCTTTGGAAGCCACCGGAGCAAAAGAAGAAGCCTTCTTGA
- the LOC120708464 gene encoding translation initiation factor IF-2-like isoform X5, with protein MRLGPGLSPVIPRIRALGNLREPAPRPAYPLHGRRLRLPTPATPAQRAPTLALAHTVVVFHRGRDALLRVSPTQRQPPLPLLLRPVSRLGRGHPPRRRSAPRAGGGPWPWTPLRPRLLAPGGRGQGSAPPPAGPQPLATARGGVARRHRPGDKGERGGEVPRPGASPSRQRPRDPQSSRPVRWRRRSAPLAPPLLRRATFRGSAYRLLPVKQAGDIARLPSQAAARGWLAWLGAAVGGPTSTDSDQEADDCRYNRCEQAPPHLPSRVTPKRRAGTTESFYACLNLTIDFYLQAGHSGSLQAAISMQEAKRTTYPELKRNNS; from the exons ATGCGGCTCGGGCCGGGTCTGTCGCCCGTTATTCCACGCATCCGGGCACTCGGGAACCTTCGCGAACCCGCTCCCAGGCCGGCCTATCCcctccacggccgccgcctgcgcctccCCACACCTGCCACGCCGGCGCAGCGGGCCCCAACGCTGGCCCTCGCCCACACTGTCGTCGTCTTCCACCGCGGCCGCGACgctttgcttcgagtttcgccGACGCAACGACAACCTCCCCTACCTCTCCTACTGCGTCCTGTTTCTCGCCTGGGTCGCGGCCATCCTCCCCGTCGTCGGTCGGCTCCTCGCGCTGGCGGCGGCCCGTGGCCGTGGACCCCCTTGCGGCCGCGCCTCCTCGCACCGGGTGGCCGAGGCCAGGGCAGCGCGCCACCTCCGGCCGGCCCCCAGCCACTGGCCACCGCGAGGGGAGGGGtcgcgcgccgccaccggccaggAGATAAAGGTGAGAGAGGGGGGGAGGTGCCTCGGCCAGGGGCCAGCCCCTCgcggcagcggccgagggaCCCGCAGAGCTCGCGCCCCGTTCGCTGGCGTCGCCGCTCCGCGCCGCTTGCCCCTCCCCTGCTGCGGCGGGCGACGTTCCGTGGCAGCGCCTACCGCCTCCTCCCCGTGAAGCAAGCAGGCGACATAGCACGGCTTCCCAGCCAGGCGGCAGCGCGGGGATGGCTGGCTTGGCTTGGCGCGGCGGTCGGGGGCCCAACCTCCACGGATTcag ATCAAGAGGCCGATGATTGCAGATACAACCGATGCGAGCAGGCTCCTCCACACCTACCATCTAGAGTCACGCCTAAGAGAAGAGCGGGAACAACGGAATCGTTTTATGCTTGTCTGAATCTCACG atCGATTTCTACCTCCAGGCTGGGCATAGTGGATCTCTTCAGGCTGCTATCTCCATGCAG GAAGCCAAAAGAACAACCTATCCCGAATTAAAAAGAAATAATAGTTAA
- the LOC120708464 gene encoding translation initiation factor IF-2-like isoform X10 has protein sequence MRLGPGLSPVIPRIRALGNLREPAPRPAYPLHGRRLRLPTPATPAQRAPTLALAHTVVVFHRGRDALLRVSPTQRQPPLPLLLRPVSRLGRGHPPRRRSAPRAGGGPWPWTPLRPRLLAPGGRGQGSAPPPAGPQPLATARGGVARRHRPGDKGERGGEVPRPGASPSRQRPRDPQSSRPVRWRRRSAPLAPPLLRRATFRGSAYRLLPVKQAGDIARLPSQAAARGWLAWLGAAVGGPTSTDSDQEADDCRYNRCEQAPPHLPSRVTPKRRAGTTESFYACLNLTIDFYLQAGHSGSLQAAISMQYI, from the exons ATGCGGCTCGGGCCGGGTCTGTCGCCCGTTATTCCACGCATCCGGGCACTCGGGAACCTTCGCGAACCCGCTCCCAGGCCGGCCTATCCcctccacggccgccgcctgcgcctccCCACACCTGCCACGCCGGCGCAGCGGGCCCCAACGCTGGCCCTCGCCCACACTGTCGTCGTCTTCCACCGCGGCCGCGACgctttgcttcgagtttcgccGACGCAACGACAACCTCCCCTACCTCTCCTACTGCGTCCTGTTTCTCGCCTGGGTCGCGGCCATCCTCCCCGTCGTCGGTCGGCTCCTCGCGCTGGCGGCGGCCCGTGGCCGTGGACCCCCTTGCGGCCGCGCCTCCTCGCACCGGGTGGCCGAGGCCAGGGCAGCGCGCCACCTCCGGCCGGCCCCCAGCCACTGGCCACCGCGAGGGGAGGGGtcgcgcgccgccaccggccaggAGATAAAGGTGAGAGAGGGGGGGAGGTGCCTCGGCCAGGGGCCAGCCCCTCgcggcagcggccgagggaCCCGCAGAGCTCGCGCCCCGTTCGCTGGCGTCGCCGCTCCGCGCCGCTTGCCCCTCCCCTGCTGCGGCGGGCGACGTTCCGTGGCAGCGCCTACCGCCTCCTCCCCGTGAAGCAAGCAGGCGACATAGCACGGCTTCCCAGCCAGGCGGCAGCGCGGGGATGGCTGGCTTGGCTTGGCGCGGCGGTCGGGGGCCCAACCTCCACGGATTcag ATCAAGAGGCCGATGATTGCAGATACAACCGATGCGAGCAGGCTCCTCCACACCTACCATCTAGAGTCACGCCTAAGAGAAGAGCGGGAACAACGGAATCGTTTTATGCTTGTCTGAATCTCACG atCGATTTCTACCTCCAGGCTGGGCATAGTGGATCTCTTCAGGCTGCTATCTCCATGCAG TATATTTAG
- the LOC120708464 gene encoding translation initiation factor IF-2-like isoform X7, whose product MRLGPGLSPVIPRIRALGNLREPAPRPAYPLHGRRLRLPTPATPAQRAPTLALAHTVVVFHRGRDALLRVSPTQRQPPLPLLLRPVSRLGRGHPPRRRSAPRAGGGPWPWTPLRPRLLAPGGRGQGSAPPPAGPQPLATARGGVARRHRPGDKGERGGEVPRPGASPSRQRPRDPQSSRPVRWRRRSAPLAPPLLRRATFRGSAYRLLPVKQAGDIARLPSQAAARGWLAWLGAAVGGPTSTDSDQEADDCRYNRCEQAPPHLPSRVTPKRRAGTTESFYACLNLTIDFYLQAGHSGSLQAAISMQCCIAWSHGLC is encoded by the exons ATGCGGCTCGGGCCGGGTCTGTCGCCCGTTATTCCACGCATCCGGGCACTCGGGAACCTTCGCGAACCCGCTCCCAGGCCGGCCTATCCcctccacggccgccgcctgcgcctccCCACACCTGCCACGCCGGCGCAGCGGGCCCCAACGCTGGCCCTCGCCCACACTGTCGTCGTCTTCCACCGCGGCCGCGACgctttgcttcgagtttcgccGACGCAACGACAACCTCCCCTACCTCTCCTACTGCGTCCTGTTTCTCGCCTGGGTCGCGGCCATCCTCCCCGTCGTCGGTCGGCTCCTCGCGCTGGCGGCGGCCCGTGGCCGTGGACCCCCTTGCGGCCGCGCCTCCTCGCACCGGGTGGCCGAGGCCAGGGCAGCGCGCCACCTCCGGCCGGCCCCCAGCCACTGGCCACCGCGAGGGGAGGGGtcgcgcgccgccaccggccaggAGATAAAGGTGAGAGAGGGGGGGAGGTGCCTCGGCCAGGGGCCAGCCCCTCgcggcagcggccgagggaCCCGCAGAGCTCGCGCCCCGTTCGCTGGCGTCGCCGCTCCGCGCCGCTTGCCCCTCCCCTGCTGCGGCGGGCGACGTTCCGTGGCAGCGCCTACCGCCTCCTCCCCGTGAAGCAAGCAGGCGACATAGCACGGCTTCCCAGCCAGGCGGCAGCGCGGGGATGGCTGGCTTGGCTTGGCGCGGCGGTCGGGGGCCCAACCTCCACGGATTcag ATCAAGAGGCCGATGATTGCAGATACAACCGATGCGAGCAGGCTCCTCCACACCTACCATCTAGAGTCACGCCTAAGAGAAGAGCGGGAACAACGGAATCGTTTTATGCTTGTCTGAATCTCACG atCGATTTCTACCTCCAGGCTGGGCATAGTGGATCTCTTCAGGCTGCTATCTCCATGCAG TGTTGTATAGCATGGAGCCATGGACTATGCTAA
- the LOC120708464 gene encoding translation initiation factor IF-2-like isoform X8, producing MRLGPGLSPVIPRIRALGNLREPAPRPAYPLHGRRLRLPTPATPAQRAPTLALAHTVVVFHRGRDALLRVSPTQRQPPLPLLLRPVSRLGRGHPPRRRSAPRAGGGPWPWTPLRPRLLAPGGRGQGSAPPPAGPQPLATARGGVARRHRPGDKGERGGEVPRPGASPSRQRPRDPQSSRPVRWRRRSAPLAPPLLRRATFRGSAYRLLPVKQAGDIARLPSQAAARGWLAWLGAAVGGPTSTDSDQEADDCRYNRCEQAPPHLPSRVTPKRRAGTTESFYACLNLTIDFYLQAGHSGSLQAAISMQRQPCGF from the exons ATGCGGCTCGGGCCGGGTCTGTCGCCCGTTATTCCACGCATCCGGGCACTCGGGAACCTTCGCGAACCCGCTCCCAGGCCGGCCTATCCcctccacggccgccgcctgcgcctccCCACACCTGCCACGCCGGCGCAGCGGGCCCCAACGCTGGCCCTCGCCCACACTGTCGTCGTCTTCCACCGCGGCCGCGACgctttgcttcgagtttcgccGACGCAACGACAACCTCCCCTACCTCTCCTACTGCGTCCTGTTTCTCGCCTGGGTCGCGGCCATCCTCCCCGTCGTCGGTCGGCTCCTCGCGCTGGCGGCGGCCCGTGGCCGTGGACCCCCTTGCGGCCGCGCCTCCTCGCACCGGGTGGCCGAGGCCAGGGCAGCGCGCCACCTCCGGCCGGCCCCCAGCCACTGGCCACCGCGAGGGGAGGGGtcgcgcgccgccaccggccaggAGATAAAGGTGAGAGAGGGGGGGAGGTGCCTCGGCCAGGGGCCAGCCCCTCgcggcagcggccgagggaCCCGCAGAGCTCGCGCCCCGTTCGCTGGCGTCGCCGCTCCGCGCCGCTTGCCCCTCCCCTGCTGCGGCGGGCGACGTTCCGTGGCAGCGCCTACCGCCTCCTCCCCGTGAAGCAAGCAGGCGACATAGCACGGCTTCCCAGCCAGGCGGCAGCGCGGGGATGGCTGGCTTGGCTTGGCGCGGCGGTCGGGGGCCCAACCTCCACGGATTcag ATCAAGAGGCCGATGATTGCAGATACAACCGATGCGAGCAGGCTCCTCCACACCTACCATCTAGAGTCACGCCTAAGAGAAGAGCGGGAACAACGGAATCGTTTTATGCTTGTCTGAATCTCACG atCGATTTCTACCTCCAGGCTGGGCATAGTGGATCTCTTCAGGCTGCTATCTCCATGCAG